From the Lampris incognitus isolate fLamInc1 chromosome 6, fLamInc1.hap2, whole genome shotgun sequence genome, one window contains:
- the pot1 gene encoding protection of telomeres protein 1 isoform X2: MPVQLVFGGTSGTQVPAHLTRLPIPLISTSTDCSDKTVKGKVTHKGPLVFLGDDEYLLKAVIEEESPQQKSSSEQRSINVILFGEIAKDFSETVRQGDVLEVAGFTVGNSPTFQKDKLHPCNLHLSGEQACIYVLSSAFSAVSLPANKRSSSAAAKVLKSSKVSKYTYTRLSELKPGAVVNVYGVVVFFKQPFMSKGTDYCSTLKITDQSNQKVSCTIFCEKPEDHPRIFKTGDIVRLHRVKTKLFDGAVSLLNTFGFSVVTFDGAEGAAIIPRTASRSFHFNQVDQQTVEELRAWAATQGLISSISWIPLSAVQPKVYFDLTCQLLSKAPVDSTCVLLKVWDGTRCTHPLMTLSTEPAVTEGTSSLSKERDNLIAIVFVYDDHVEGTRKLKPGDFIRIYNLHALPAAGRLPGDFINQSEGTDKLVFHLHWGTSFGRGIRILPNDSQDIQDLKSVLELFPEDELNDSVLLEVWSTPPGTLDGSVEYATERRCAHNMDPVPLAQVKQADLFGQFHVKAQLRSYQPLKLYQALKLHCPKCNFIRDIPDGETVADLFSEASLKSGATPVPWAISGTVHLPAESHNSCSRTLTFYQSRQLITEGRPRDLVYLMGATLQETKKLAVGDQNIIPVLSLGGSLTLLPLSAPFLFQGRKQFYGCSQCSQVCLKALPEGMGMMTEKAVAEALGVQLLHHSLLMKLELQDETDMLQAFLWRDAEQFFQVSAEEAAASQEVQDVIQQTMTRLCSAGSSMTERPWLHLCLTSYQVEDNGQKKTCYQICNTAATINQPRC, from the exons GGGAAAGTCACCCATAAAGGACCGCTGGTTTTCTTAGGGGACGATGAATATCTCCTGAAAGCTGTGATTGAAG AAGAGAGTCCCCAGCAGAAGTCTTCATCAGAGCAGCGGTCCATCAACGTCATCCTGTTCGGAGAGATCGCCAAGGACTTCTCTGAAACCGTCAGGCAAGGA gatGTGTTGGAGGTCGCAGGCTTCACTGTGGGAAACTCTCCTACCTTCCAGAAAGACAAACTCCATCCCTGTAATCTGCATCTGTCTGGAGAGCAGGCCTGTATCTAT GTGTTGAGCTCTGCGTTCTCTGCTGTGTCTCTACCAGCCAACAAGAGGAGCTCATCAGCTGCTGCTAAG GTCTTGAAGTCTTCCAAAGTCTCCAAGTACACGTACACTCGCCTCAGTGAGCTGAAGCCTGGGGCTGTGGTCAACGTCTATGGTGTGGTTGTCTTCTTCAAACAGCCCTTCATGAGCAAAGGCACCG ACTACTGCTCCACACTGAAGATCACAGACCAGTCCAACCAGAAAGTGAGCTGTACAATCTTCTGTGAGAAGCCGGAGGACCACCCTAGGATTTTTAAAACTGGGGACATCGTACGCTTACATCGAGTCAAG ACCAAGCTCTTTGACGGCGCCGTTAGCTTGCTGAACACCTTTGGTTTCTCAGTGGTGACATTCGATGGGGCTGAAGGTGCCGCTATCATCCCCCGCACAGCCAGTAGGTCCTTCCATTTCAACCAAGTGGACCAACAGACAGTGGAGGAACTCCGTGCCTGGGCTGCTACCCAGGGGTTGATTTCCTCTATCTCCTGGATTCCCCTGTCTGCTGTTCAGCCCAAAGTCTACTTTGACCTCACCTGCCAGCTGCTGTCTAAAGCCCCTGTAGACTCCACCTGTGTTCTGCTGAAG GTTTGGGATGGCACCAGATGCACTCACCCTCTAATGACTTTGTCGACGGAGCCAGCCGTCACAGAGGgaacttcctctctctctaaggAACGAGACAATCTCATCGCCATCGTCTTTGTATATGACGATCACGTAGAGGGCACCAGGAAGCTGAAG CCCGGGGACTTCATCCGGATTTACAACCTCCACGCCCTGCCTGCAGCTGGCAGGTTGCCTGGTGACTTCATCAACCAGTCAGAAGGGACGGATAAGCTTGTCTTTCACCTGCATTGGGGCACATCGTTTGGCCGGGGAATCCGGATCCTACCCAATGACAGCCAGGACATACAGGACCTGAAGAG TGTGCTCGAGTTATTTCCAGAGGATGAGCTGAACGACTCAGTGCTGTTGGAGGTGTGGAGCACTCCACCAGGGACGCTGG ATGGTTCGGTGGAATATGCTACAG agAGGAGGTGTGCTCACAACATGGATCCAGTTCCTCTGGCTCAGGTGAAGCAGGCTGATCTATTTGGACAGTTCCACGTCAAGGCCCAGCTCCGCTCTTATCAGCCCCTCAAACTCTACCAAGCTCTCAAACTCCACTGCCCCAAGTGCAACTTTAT ACGGGACATTCCGGATGGTGAGACAGTAGCAGATCTGTTCTCTGAAGCTTCCTTGAAGTCCGGAGCCACCCCGGTCCCCTGGGCCATTTCAGGTACTGTCCACCTCCCGGCAGAGTCCCACAACTCCTGTTCCCGCACCCTGACCTTCTACCAGTCCCGTCAGCTCATCACTGAGGGCAGACCCAGAGATCTGGTGTATCTGATGG GCGCCACCCTGCAGGAGACAAAGAAGCTGGCAGTTGGCGACCAGAACATCATCCCTGTGTTGTCATTAGGAGGAAGTCTCACACTGCTCCCCCTCTCCGCCCCCTTCCTGTTTCAAGGCAGGAAGCAGTTTTACGG ATGTAGCCAGTGCTCCCAAGTGTGTCTGAAGGCACTACCAGAGGGAATGGGTATGATGACCGAGAAGGCCGTGGCAGAGG CTCTGGGAGTCCAGCTGCTTCATCACAGCCTGCTGATGAAGCTGGAGCTTCAGGATGAAACAGACATGCTGCAGGCCTTCCTGTGGAGAGATGCT gagcAGTTTTTTCAGGTGTCGGCCGAAGAAGCAGCGGccagtcaggaagtccaggacgtCATCCAGCAGACCATGACTCGCCTCTGCTCAGCAGGAAGTAGCATGA